A window of the Streptomyces sp. NBC_01351 genome harbors these coding sequences:
- the carB gene encoding carbamoyl-phosphate synthase large subunit, with the protein MPKRSDIQSVLVIGSGPIVIGQAAEFDYSGTQACRVLKAEGLRVILVNSNPATIMTDPEIADATYVEPITPEFVEKIIAKERPDALLPTLGGQTALNTAISMHEQGVLEKYGVELIGANVEAINKGEDRDLFKGVVEAVKAKIGYGESARSVICHTMDDIMQGVDTLGGYPVVVRPSFTMGGAGSGFAHNEEELRRIAGQGLTLSPTTEVLLEESILGWKEYELELMRDTKDNVVVVCSIENFDPMGVHTGDSITVAPAMTLTDREYQRLRDIGIAIIREVGVDTGGCNIQFAIDPVDGRVIVIEMNPRVSRSSALASKATGFPIAKIAAKLAIGYTLDEVPNDITEKTPASFEPTLDYVVVKAPRFAFEKFPLADSTLTTTMKSVGEAMAIGRNFTEALQKALRSLEKKGSQFTFVGPVGDKAELLATAVRPTDGRINTVMQAIRAGATQEEVFEYTKIDPWFVDQLFLIKEIADELAAAEKLDPELLAEAKRHGFSDFQIAEIRGLREDVVREVRHALGVRPVYKTVDTCAAEFAAKTPYFYSSYDEESEVAPRTKPAVIILGSGPNRIGQGIEFDYSCVHASFALSDAGYETVMVNCNPETVSTDYDTSDRLYFEPLTLEDVLEIVHAESLAGPIAGVVVQLGGQTPLGLAQALKDNGVPVVGTPPEAIHAAEDRGAFGQVLADAGLPAPKHGTATTFPGAKAIADEIGYPVLVRPSYVLGGRGMEIVYDEARLESYIAESTEISPTRPVLVDRFLDDAIEIDVDALYDGHELYLGGVMEHIEEAGIHSGDSACALPPITLGGYDIKRLRASTEAIAKGVGVRGLINIQFAMAGDILYVLEANPRASRTVPFTSKATAVPLAKAAARISLGTTIAELREEGMLPKTGDGGTLPLDAPISVKEAVMPWSRFRDIQGRGVDTVLGPEMRSTGEVMGIDSVFGTAYAKSQAGAYGPLPTKGRAFISVANRDKRSMIFPARELVAHGFELMATSGTAEVLRRNGINATVVRKLSEGEGPNGEKTIVQLIHDGQVDLIVNTPYGTGGRLDGYEIRTAAVARSVPCLTTVQALAAAVQGIDALNRGDVGVRSLQEHAERLTAARD; encoded by the coding sequence GTGCCTAAGCGCTCCGATATCCAGTCCGTCCTGGTCATCGGCTCCGGCCCGATCGTCATCGGCCAGGCCGCCGAGTTCGACTACTCCGGCACCCAGGCCTGCCGCGTCCTCAAGGCCGAGGGCCTGCGCGTCATCCTGGTGAACTCCAACCCGGCGACGATCATGACCGACCCGGAGATCGCCGACGCCACGTACGTCGAGCCGATCACCCCCGAGTTCGTCGAGAAGATCATCGCGAAAGAGCGCCCCGACGCGCTGCTTCCGACCCTCGGCGGCCAGACCGCGCTGAACACCGCCATCTCCATGCACGAGCAGGGTGTGCTGGAGAAGTACGGCGTCGAGCTCATCGGCGCCAACGTCGAGGCCATCAACAAGGGCGAGGACCGCGACCTCTTCAAGGGCGTCGTCGAGGCCGTCAAGGCCAAGATCGGCTACGGCGAATCCGCCCGCTCGGTCATCTGCCACACGATGGACGACATCATGCAGGGCGTAGACACCCTCGGCGGCTACCCCGTCGTCGTGCGCCCCTCCTTCACCATGGGCGGCGCCGGCTCCGGCTTCGCCCACAACGAGGAAGAGCTGCGCCGCATCGCCGGCCAGGGCCTGACGCTCTCCCCGACCACCGAGGTGCTCCTGGAGGAGTCCATCCTCGGCTGGAAGGAGTACGAGCTGGAGCTGATGCGCGACACCAAGGACAACGTGGTCGTCGTCTGCTCCATCGAGAACTTCGACCCGATGGGCGTGCACACCGGTGACTCGATCACCGTCGCGCCGGCGATGACGCTCACCGACCGCGAGTACCAGCGGCTGCGCGACATCGGCATCGCGATCATCCGCGAGGTCGGCGTCGACACCGGCGGCTGCAACATCCAGTTCGCGATCGACCCGGTCGACGGCCGCGTCATCGTCATCGAGATGAACCCGCGCGTCTCGCGCTCCTCGGCGCTCGCGTCGAAGGCCACCGGCTTCCCGATCGCCAAGATCGCCGCCAAGCTGGCCATCGGCTACACGCTCGACGAGGTCCCCAACGACATCACCGAGAAGACGCCGGCCTCCTTCGAGCCGACCCTCGACTACGTCGTCGTCAAGGCCCCGCGCTTCGCCTTCGAGAAGTTCCCGCTCGCCGACTCCACCCTCACCACCACCATGAAGTCGGTGGGCGAGGCCATGGCCATCGGCCGCAACTTCACCGAGGCGCTGCAGAAGGCCCTGCGCTCCCTGGAGAAGAAGGGCTCGCAGTTCACCTTCGTCGGCCCCGTCGGCGACAAGGCGGAGCTGCTGGCCACCGCGGTCCGCCCGACCGACGGCCGCATCAACACCGTCATGCAGGCCATCCGCGCCGGCGCCACCCAGGAAGAGGTCTTCGAGTACACGAAGATCGACCCCTGGTTCGTCGACCAGCTCTTCCTGATCAAGGAGATCGCCGACGAGCTGGCCGCCGCCGAGAAGCTCGACCCCGAGCTGCTCGCCGAGGCCAAGCGCCACGGCTTCTCCGACTTCCAGATCGCGGAGATCCGCGGCCTGCGCGAGGACGTCGTCCGCGAGGTCCGGCACGCCCTCGGTGTCCGCCCGGTCTACAAGACCGTCGACACCTGCGCCGCCGAGTTCGCCGCGAAGACCCCGTACTTCTACTCGTCGTACGACGAGGAGTCCGAGGTCGCGCCGCGCACCAAGCCCGCGGTCATCATCCTGGGCTCCGGCCCGAACCGCATCGGCCAGGGCATCGAGTTCGACTACTCCTGCGTCCACGCCTCCTTCGCGCTCAGCGACGCCGGCTACGAGACCGTGATGGTCAACTGCAACCCGGAGACCGTCTCCACCGACTACGACACCTCCGACCGCCTGTACTTCGAGCCGCTGACGCTCGAGGACGTGCTGGAGATCGTCCACGCCGAGTCCCTCGCGGGCCCGATCGCCGGTGTCGTCGTCCAGCTCGGCGGCCAGACCCCCCTCGGTCTCGCCCAGGCGCTGAAGGACAACGGCGTCCCCGTCGTCGGCACCCCGCCGGAGGCCATCCACGCAGCCGAGGACCGCGGGGCCTTCGGCCAGGTCCTCGCCGACGCCGGCCTGCCCGCCCCCAAGCACGGCACCGCCACCACCTTCCCCGGTGCCAAGGCGATCGCCGACGAGATCGGCTACCCGGTCCTCGTCCGCCCGTCCTACGTGCTCGGCGGCCGCGGCATGGAGATCGTCTACGACGAGGCCCGCCTGGAGTCGTACATCGCCGAGTCCACCGAGATCAGCCCCACCCGGCCGGTCCTGGTCGACCGCTTCCTCGACGACGCCATCGAGATCGACGTCGACGCCCTCTACGACGGCCACGAGCTCTACCTCGGCGGCGTCATGGAGCACATCGAGGAAGCCGGCATCCACTCCGGCGACTCGGCCTGCGCCCTGCCCCCGATCACCCTCGGCGGCTACGACATCAAGCGCCTGCGCGCCTCCACCGAGGCCATCGCCAAGGGCGTCGGCGTGCGCGGTCTGATCAACATCCAGTTCGCGATGGCCGGTGACATCCTCTACGTCCTGGAGGCCAACCCGCGCGCCTCCCGGACCGTCCCCTTCACCTCGAAGGCGACCGCCGTCCCGCTCGCGAAGGCCGCCGCCCGCATCTCGCTCGGCACCACCATCGCCGAGCTCCGCGAAGAGGGCATGCTCCCGAAGACCGGCGACGGGGGCACCCTGCCGCTCGACGCGCCGATCTCCGTCAAGGAGGCCGTCATGCCGTGGTCGCGCTTCCGCGACATCCAGGGCCGCGGCGTCGACACGGTCCTCGGCCCGGAGATGCGCTCCACCGGCGAGGTCATGGGCATCGACTCCGTCTTCGGCACGGCGTACGCCAAGTCGCAGGCCGGCGCCTACGGCCCGCTGCCCACCAAGGGCCGCGCGTTCATCTCCGTCGCCAACCGCGACAAGCGCTCGATGATCTTCCCGGCCCGCGAGCTCGTCGCCCACGGCTTCGAGCTGATGGCCACCTCCGGCACCGCCGAGGTACTGCGCCGCAACGGCATCAACGCCACCGTGGTGCGCAAGCTCAGCGAGGGCGAGGGCCCGAACGGCGAGAAGACCATCGTCCAGCTGATCCACGACGGCCAGGTCGACCTGATCGTCAACACCCCGTACGGAACCGGCGGCCGCCTCGACGGCTACGAGATCCGCACGGCGGCCGTGGCGCGCAGCGTCCCGTGCCTGACCACGGTCCAGGCACTCGCCGCAGCCGTCCAGGGCATCGACGCGCTCAACCGCGGCGACGTGGGCGTCCGCTCCCTCCAGGAGCACGCGGAGCGCCTGACCGCGGCCCGCGACTAG
- a CDS encoding quinone-dependent dihydroorotate dehydrogenase encodes MYKLFFNLVFKHMDPEQAHYMAFRWIRLAARTPVLRTFVAAALAPRYKELRTEALGLRMHGPFGLAAGFDKNAVAIDGMSMLGFDHIEIGTVTAQAQPGNPKKRLFRLVPDRALINRMGFNNEGSAAVAERLAARRAVFNTVVGVNIGKTKVVPEEEAVGDYVTSTERLARHADYLVVNVSSPNTPGLRNLQATESLRPLLTAVREAADRVVTDRRVPLLVKIAPDLADEDVDAVADLALELGLDGIIATNTTIAREGLGLRSDPSLIKETGGLSGAPVKVRSLEVLRRLYARVGDRIVLVGVGGIENAEDAWQRILAGATLVQGYSAFIYEGPFYARAIHKGLAARLATSPYATLAEAVGAETKARKAAK; translated from the coding sequence ATGTACAAACTGTTCTTCAACCTCGTCTTCAAGCACATGGACCCCGAGCAGGCCCACTACATGGCCTTCCGCTGGATCCGCCTCGCCGCCCGCACCCCCGTGCTCCGCACCTTCGTCGCGGCGGCCCTCGCGCCCCGCTACAAGGAACTGCGCACCGAGGCCCTCGGCCTGCGGATGCACGGCCCCTTCGGGCTCGCGGCTGGCTTCGACAAGAACGCCGTCGCCATCGACGGCATGTCGATGCTCGGCTTCGACCACATCGAGATCGGCACCGTCACCGCCCAGGCCCAGCCCGGCAACCCGAAGAAGCGCCTCTTCCGGCTCGTGCCGGACCGCGCGCTGATCAACCGGATGGGCTTCAACAACGAGGGCTCGGCGGCCGTCGCGGAGCGCCTGGCGGCCCGTAGGGCAGTCTTCAACACCGTCGTCGGCGTCAACATCGGCAAGACCAAGGTCGTGCCCGAGGAGGAGGCCGTCGGCGACTACGTGACCTCCACCGAGCGCCTGGCCCGGCACGCCGACTACCTCGTCGTGAACGTCTCCTCGCCCAACACGCCGGGCCTGCGCAACCTCCAGGCGACGGAGTCGCTGCGCCCGCTGCTGACCGCCGTACGGGAAGCCGCCGACCGGGTGGTCACCGACCGCCGGGTCCCGCTGCTGGTCAAGATCGCCCCGGACCTGGCCGACGAGGACGTCGACGCCGTCGCCGACCTCGCCCTGGAGCTGGGCCTGGACGGCATCATCGCCACGAACACGACGATCGCGCGTGAGGGCCTCGGCCTGCGCTCCGACCCCTCCCTGATCAAGGAGACCGGAGGCCTGTCCGGAGCCCCCGTCAAGGTGCGCTCCCTGGAGGTCCTGCGCCGCCTGTACGCCCGCGTGGGCGACCGGATCGTACTGGTGGGCGTCGGGGGCATCGAGAACGCCGAGGACGCCTGGCAGCGGATCCTGGCCGGTGCCACGCTCGTCCAGGGCTACAGCGCCTTCATCTACGAGGGCCCGTTCTACGCCCGCGCCATCCACAAGGGCCTGGCCGCCCGCCTGGCCACCAGCCCGTACGCGACGCTCGCGGAAGCGGTCGGCGCCGAGACCAAGGCCCGAAAGGCAGCGAAGTGA
- the pyrF gene encoding orotidine-5'-phosphate decarboxylase, translating into MTPFGTRLREAMDTRGPLCVGIDPHAALLAQWGLNDDIAGLERFSRTVVEALADSVAVFKPQAAFFERFGSRGVAVLEQTVADARAAGTLVVMDAKRGDIGSTMAAYASAFLDPASPLFSDALTVSPYLGYGSLRPAVDLARESGAGLFVLALTSNPEGAEVQRAVREDGLSVGATMLAHLAAENEGAEPMGSFGAVVGATLGDLSSFDLDINGPLLAPGLGAQGATAADLPKVFGAAVRNVVPNVSRGVLKHGPDVAALRASADAFADEIREAVAA; encoded by the coding sequence GTGACTCCGTTCGGCACCCGCCTCCGCGAGGCGATGGACACCCGGGGCCCGCTGTGCGTGGGCATCGACCCGCACGCCGCGCTGCTGGCGCAGTGGGGCCTGAACGACGACATCGCGGGCCTGGAGCGCTTCTCCCGTACGGTCGTCGAGGCGCTGGCGGACTCCGTGGCGGTCTTCAAGCCCCAGGCGGCCTTCTTCGAGCGGTTCGGCTCGCGGGGCGTCGCGGTGCTGGAGCAGACCGTGGCCGACGCCCGCGCGGCGGGCACCCTCGTGGTGATGGACGCCAAGCGGGGCGACATCGGCTCGACCATGGCGGCGTACGCCTCGGCCTTCCTGGACCCGGCGTCGCCGCTCTTCTCCGACGCGCTGACGGTCTCCCCGTACCTGGGCTACGGGTCGCTGCGCCCGGCCGTCGACCTCGCCCGGGAGTCCGGAGCGGGTCTGTTCGTCCTGGCCCTGACCTCGAACCCGGAGGGGGCGGAGGTTCAGCGGGCGGTGCGGGAGGACGGTCTGTCGGTGGGTGCGACGATGCTGGCGCACCTTGCGGCGGAGAACGAGGGCGCGGAGCCCATGGGCTCCTTCGGGGCCGTGGTCGGCGCCACGCTCGGCGACCTGTCCTCCTTCGACCTGGACATCAACGGGCCGCTCCTGGCGCCGGGGCTCGGTGCGCAGGGCGCCACCGCCGCCGACCTCCCGAAGGTCTTCGGCGCGGCCGTGCGCAACGTCGTCCCGAACGTGTCGCGGGGCGTGCTGAAGCACGGGCCGGACGTCGCGGCGCTGCGCGCGAGCGCGGACGCGTTCGCGGACGAGATCCGCGAGGCCGTCGCCGCGTAG
- a CDS encoding integration host factor yields MALPPLTPEQRAAALEKAAAARRERAEVKNRLKHSGASLQEVIKTGQENDVIGKMKVSALLESLPGVGKVRAKQIMERLGISESRRVRGLGSNQIASLEREFGTPAG; encoded by the coding sequence GTGGCTCTTCCGCCCCTTACCCCTGAACAGCGCGCAGCCGCGCTCGAAAAGGCCGCCGCGGCTCGCCGGGAGCGGGCCGAGGTCAAGAATCGACTCAAGCACTCCGGCGCCTCGCTCCAAGAGGTCATCAAGACAGGTCAGGAGAACGACGTCATCGGCAAGATGAAGGTCTCCGCCCTGCTGGAGTCCCTGCCTGGCGTGGGCAAGGTCCGCGCCAAGCAGATCATGGAGCGCCTCGGCATCTCCGAGTCCCGGCGTGTCCGAGGTCTCGGTTCCAACCAGATCGCTTCTCTGGAGCGTGAGTTCGGCACTCCTGCCGGCTGA
- the gmk gene encoding guanylate kinase produces MAAEVRPRLTVLSGPSGVGKSTVVAHMRKVHPEVWLSVSATTRKPRPGERHGIQYFFVNDDEFDKLIANGELLEWAEFAGNRYGTPRGAVLERLDNGEPVLLEIDLQGARLVRESMPEAQLVFLAPPSWDELVRRLTGRGTESPEVIERRLDTAKIELAAESEFDTTLVNTSVEDVARELLALMEVV; encoded by the coding sequence ATGGCAGCAGAGGTTCGTCCGCGGCTGACCGTGCTCTCCGGCCCCTCGGGGGTCGGCAAGAGCACGGTCGTCGCGCATATGCGCAAGGTCCACCCCGAGGTCTGGCTCTCGGTGTCGGCCACCACCCGCAAGCCGCGGCCCGGTGAGCGACACGGAATCCAGTACTTCTTCGTCAACGACGACGAGTTCGACAAGCTGATCGCCAACGGCGAGCTGCTGGAGTGGGCCGAGTTCGCGGGCAACCGCTACGGCACACCGCGCGGCGCGGTGCTGGAACGCCTCGACAACGGCGAGCCGGTACTGCTGGAGATCGATCTCCAGGGCGCTCGGCTCGTCCGCGAGTCGATGCCCGAAGCCCAACTGGTCTTCCTGGCACCTCCGAGCTGGGACGAGCTGGTCCGCCGCCTGACCGGGCGGGGCACCGAATCCCCGGAGGTCATCGAGCGCCGGCTCGACACCGCCAAGATCGAACTCGCTGCCGAATCCGAGTTCGACACCACCCTCGTCAATACCTCCGTCGAGGACGTGGCGCGTGAGCTGCTAGCCTTGATGGAAGTTGTCTGA
- the rpoZ gene encoding DNA-directed RNA polymerase subunit omega → MSSSITAPEGIINPPIDELLEATDSKYSLVIYAAKRARQINAYYSQLGEGLLEYVGPLVDTHVHEKPLSIALREINAGLLTSEAIEAPPQ, encoded by the coding sequence GTGTCCTCTTCCATCACTGCGCCCGAGGGCATCATCAACCCGCCGATCGACGAGCTGCTCGAGGCCACGGACTCGAAGTACAGCCTCGTGATCTACGCGGCCAAGCGTGCGCGTCAGATCAACGCGTACTACTCGCAGCTCGGTGAGGGCCTGCTGGAGTACGTAGGCCCGCTGGTGGACACCCACGTCCACGAGAAGCCGCTTTCGATCGCGCTGCGCGAGATCAACGCGGGTCTGCTGACCTCCGAGGCCATCGAGGCCCCGCCCCAGTAA
- the coaBC gene encoding bifunctional phosphopantothenoylcysteine decarboxylase/phosphopantothenate--cysteine ligase CoaBC — protein MGKPKVVLGVSGGIAAYKACELLRRLTESGHDVRVVPTAASLNFVGEATWAALSGNPASTEVWETVHEVPHVRIGQSADLVIVAPATADMLAKAAHGLADDLLTNTLLTARCPVVFAPAMHTEMWEHPATQENVATLRRRGALVIEPAVGRLTGKDTGKGRLPDPEEIFEVCRGVLARGVTEPDLVGRHVVISAGGTREPLDPVRFLGNRSSGKQGYALARTAVARGARVTLVAANTALADPAGVDVVGVGTAVQLREAVLKAAADADAVVMAAAVADFRPAEYAGGKIKKKDGQDPAPVALVRNPDVLAEISADRPRDGQVVVGFAAETDDVLANGRAKLRRKGCDLLVVNEVGEAKTFGSEENEAVVLASDGSELPVPYGPKEALADVIWDQVAHRLPARRA, from the coding sequence GTGGGTAAGCCGAAGGTCGTACTGGGAGTCAGCGGCGGGATCGCCGCCTACAAGGCGTGCGAACTGCTCCGTCGGCTGACCGAGTCCGGGCACGACGTGCGCGTGGTGCCCACGGCGGCGTCCCTGAACTTCGTCGGCGAGGCCACCTGGGCCGCCCTGTCCGGGAACCCGGCCTCCACCGAGGTGTGGGAGACCGTCCACGAGGTGCCCCACGTGCGCATCGGGCAGTCCGCCGACCTCGTGATCGTCGCCCCGGCCACCGCCGACATGCTCGCCAAGGCCGCCCACGGCCTCGCCGACGACCTGCTCACGAACACGCTGCTCACCGCCCGCTGTCCGGTGGTCTTCGCCCCCGCCATGCACACCGAGATGTGGGAGCACCCCGCCACCCAGGAGAACGTGGCCACGCTGCGGCGGCGCGGAGCCCTCGTCATCGAGCCCGCCGTCGGCCGGCTGACGGGCAAGGACACCGGCAAGGGGCGGCTGCCCGACCCCGAGGAGATCTTCGAAGTGTGCCGAGGGGTCCTGGCGCGCGGGGTCACCGAGCCGGACCTCGTCGGGCGCCACGTGGTGATCAGCGCGGGCGGCACGCGCGAGCCCCTCGACCCGGTGCGCTTCCTGGGCAACCGCTCCTCCGGCAAGCAGGGCTACGCACTCGCCCGCACCGCCGTCGCCCGCGGGGCCCGGGTCACCCTCGTCGCCGCGAACACCGCGCTCGCCGACCCGGCCGGGGTGGACGTCGTAGGCGTGGGCACGGCCGTCCAGCTGCGGGAGGCGGTGCTCAAGGCGGCCGCCGACGCCGACGCGGTGGTGATGGCCGCGGCAGTGGCCGACTTCAGGCCCGCCGAGTACGCCGGCGGAAAGATCAAGAAGAAGGACGGGCAGGATCCCGCGCCGGTCGCCCTCGTCCGCAATCCCGACGTGCTCGCGGAAATCTCGGCCGACAGGCCCCGGGACGGACAGGTCGTGGTGGGTTTCGCCGCGGAGACCGACGACGTCCTCGCCAACGGGCGTGCCAAGCTCCGGCGCAAGGGATGTGACCTTCTCGTCGTCAACGAGGTCGGCGAGGCCAAGACCTTTGGTTCGGAGGAGAACGAGGCCGTTGTTCTGGCGTCCGATGGTTCGGAGCTCCCCGTTCCCTACGGGCCGAAGGAAGCGCTGGCGGATGTGATTTGGGACCAGGTCGCGCACCGACTCCCGGCCCGACGCGCGTGA